The genomic region GGACCGCCGGACGGGACCCGGTGTCCGCCCACCCCTGCAAGGCAAAGGAGTCGCGGGTGTCCACCTCCGACATCTTCATCGGCGAGACCATCGGTACCGCCCTGCTCACGCTGCTCGGCGGTGGCGTCTGCGCCGCCGTCACGCTCAAGAGCTCCAAGGCACGCAACGCGGGCTGGCTCGCGATCACCTTCGGCTGGGGTTTCGCCGTTCTGATCGCCGCCTACGTGTCCGCCCCGCTCTCCGGTGCGCACCTCAACCCGGCGGTCACCGTCGGCCTGGCCATCAAGAACGGCGACTGGAGCGACACTCCGGTCTACTTCGCCGGACAGCTCCTCGGCGCCATGCTCGGCGCGGTGCTGATGTGGATCACGTACTACGGCCAGTTCCGGGTGCACCTCTCGGACCCGGAGCACATCCGTGACGCCAAGCTCGGCCCGGAGGACCCGCACCCGCACGACCAGGCCGGTCCGGTGCTCGGCGTCTTCTCCACCGGCCCCGAGATCCGCAACGTCGTCCAGAACCTCACGACCGAGATCATCGGCACCTTCGTCCTGGTCCTGGCGATCCTGACCCAGGGCCTCCAGGACGGCGGCAAGGGCCTCGGCGTCATCGGCGTCCTGATCACCTCCTTCGTCGTCGTCGGCATCGGCCTCTCGCTCGGCGGTCCGACCGGCTACGCCATCAACCCGGTCCGCGACCTCGGTCCGCGCATCGTGCACGCCCTGCTCCCGCTGCCGCACAAGGGCGGCTCGGACTGGGGGTACTCCTGGATCCCGGTCGTCGGCCCGCTCGTCGGTGCCGCCATAGCCGGTGGTCTGTACAACATCGCGTTCGCCTGATCAGTTTCGGCCCGCGCTCGTAAGATCCGCACCGCATCCTGATTCCGCCTACTCATAGACCTGCCAGGAGCAGCCACATGACCAGCAGCACCGGCCCCTTCATCGCCGCGATCGACCAGGGCACCACCTCCTCCCGCTGCATCGTCTTCGACCGCGACGGCCGCATCGTCGCCGTCGACCAGAAGGAGCACGAGCAGATCTTCCCGAAGCCGGGCTGGGTCGAGCACGACGCCACCGAGATCTGGACCAACGTCCAGGAGGTCGTCGCCGGCGCCATCGCCAAGGCCGAGATCACCGCGGCCGACGTCAAGGCCGTCGGTATCACCAACCAGCGCGAGACCACCGTCCTGTGGGACAGGAACACCGGCGAGCCGGTGCACAACGCGCTGGTCTGGCAGGACACCCGCACCGACGCCCTGTGCAAGGAGCTCGGCCGCAACGTCGGCCAGGACCGCTTCCGCCGCGAGACCGGCCTGCCGCTGGCGAGCTACTTCGCGGGCCCGAAGGTCCGCTGGCTGCTCGACAACGTCGAGGGTCTGCGTGAGCGCGCCGAGGCCGGCGACATCCTCTTCGGCACCATGGACTCGTGGGTCATCTGGAACCTCACGGGCGGCACCCAGGGCGGCGTGCACGTCACCGACGTCACCAACGCCTCGCGCACCATGCTGATGAACCTGCACACCCGGGCCTGGGACGAGAAGATCGCCGAGTCCATGGGCGTCCCGCTCAACGTCCTCCCGGAGATCAAGTCCTCCGCCGAGGTCTACGGCCACGTCAAGGACGGCGTCCTCGCCGGCGTTCCGGTCGCCTCGGCGCTCGGTGACCAGCAGGCCGCGCTGTTCGGCCAGACGTGTTTCGCCGAGGGCGAGGCGAAGTCCACGTACGGCACCGGAACGTTCATGCTGATGAACACCGGCGACAAGATCATCAACTCCTACAGCGGCCTGCTGACCACGGTCGGCTACCAGATCGGCGACCAGAAGCCGGTCTACGCGCTGGAGGGCTCCATCGCCGTCACCGGCTCGCTCGTCCAGTGGATGCGCGACCAGATGGGCCTGATCAAGTCCGCGGCCGAGATCGAGACCCTTGCCTCCTCGGTCGAGGACAACGGCGGCGCCTACTTCGTGCCCGCCTTCTCCGGCCTGTTCGCCCCGTACTGGCGCTCCGACGCCCGCGGTGTGATCGCCGGCCTCACCCGGTACGTCACCAAGGCGCACATCGCCCGTGCCGTCCTGGAGGCCACCGCCTGGCAGACCCGTGAGATCACCGACGCCATGACCAAGGACTCGGGCGTCGAGCTCGCCGCCCTCAAGGTCGACGGCGGCATGACCTCCAACAACCTGCTGATGCAGACGCTCTCGGACTTCCTGGACGCCCCCGTGGTGCGCCCGATGGTCGCCGAGACCACCTGCCTCGGCGCCGCCTACGCCGCCGGCCTGGCCGTCGGCTTCTGGCCCGACACCGACGCCCTGCGCGCCAACTGGCGCCGCGCGGCGGAGTGGACCCCGCGGATGCCCGCCGAGCAGCGGGACCGCGAGTACAAGAGCTGGCTCAAGGCCGTCGAGCGGTCCATGGGCTGGGTCGACGACGAAGACGCCAGCTGACCTCACTCAGCTGACGCTATCGACGAGGAGCTAAGAGAGATATGAGCAGCCTGCAGAGCGTGACCGCACTGGGCACGCACCCGACCGCCGGTTCGAACGCGAGCCGCGCCGAGACCCGTGAGCAGCTGGCGAAGGCCACGTACGACCTGCTGGTCATCGGCGGTGGAATCCTGGGCACCTCGGTGGCCTGGCACGCCGCGCAGTCGGGTCTGCGGGTCGCCATGGTGGACGCCGGCGACTTCGCCGGCGCCACCTCCTCCGCCTCCTCCAAGCTCGTCCACGGCGGCCTGCGCTACCTGCAGACCGGCGCGGTCAAGCTGGTGGCCGAGAACCACCACGAGCGCCGGGTGCTGGCCAAGGACGTGGCCCCGCACCTGGTCAACCCGCTCACCTTCTACCTGCCGGTCTACAAGGGCGGTCCGGTGGGTGCGGCCAAGCTGGGCGCGGGCGTCTTCGCCTACTCCGCCCTCTCGGCCTTCGGCGACGGCATGGGCAAGGTCATCTCCCCTGCCCGTGCCGCCGCCGACAACCCCGGCCTGAAGACGGACAACCTCAAGGCCGTCGCGGTCTACTACGACCACCAGATGAACGACTCCCGGGTCGCCGTCATGACGGTCCGCGCGGCCGTCGAGTCGGGCGCGGTCGTCCTCAACCACGCCGAGGTCACCGGCCTGCGCATGACGCGCGGCCGGGTGAGCGGTGCCGAGCTCAAGGACCGCCTCGACGGCACCGAGTTCGGTGTCGACGCGCGCGTCGTGCTCAACGCCACCGGCCCGTGGGTGGACCACCTGCGGCGCATGGAAGACAAGCACTCGATGCCGTCGATCCGCCTCTCCAAGGGCGCCCACATCGTCATGAAGCGCAAGTCGCCGTGGAAGGCCGCCATGGCCACCCCGATCGACAAGTACCGCATCACCTTCGCCCTTCCGTGGGAGGACCAGCTCCTCCTCGGTACCACCGACGAGGTGTACGAGGGCGACCCGGCGGACGTGCGCGCCACCGAGTCCGACATCCAGCAGATCCTGGACGAGGCGGCCTTCTCCGTGAAGGACGCGGACCTGGACCGCTCGCTGATGACGTACGCCTTCGCGGGTCTGCGCGTGCTGCCCGGCGGCCCCGGCGGCGTCGAGAAGGCCAAGCGCGAGACGGTCGTCTCCGAGGGCGCCGGCGGCATGCTGTCGGTGGCCGGCGGCAAGTGGACGACGTACCGCCACATCGGCCGCGTGGTCATGGACAAGCTGGCGAAGCTCCCGGGCAGCCCGCTGACCGATGACATGGAGCCGGTGAAGTCGCTGGTGCGCCGGATCGCGCTGCCCGGTGTCGCCAACCCGAACGCCGTCGCGCACCGCCTGCTGGTGGACCGCGAGCCCGGCACGCGGATGGACCCGCTGACCGCGCGCCACCTGGCCTCGCACTACGGCTCGCTCGCCTTCGACATCGCGCGGATAGCCAACGAGGACCCGGCGCTGGCCGAGCGCATCCACCCGGACGGTCCGGAGATCTGGGCGCAGGTCGCCTACGCCCGTGACAACGAGTGGGCCGAGACGGTCGACGACGTGCTGCGCCGCCGCACGACGGTGACGGTCCGCGGTCTGGACGACGAGGCCGTACGGGCCCGGGTCCAGGAGATGCTGAGCCGCAAGGCATAGCGCTCACGCAGGTGGGGAAGAGGGGCGGTTCCGAGGGGAACCGCCCCTCTGTCGTGGGCTGTGGCCGACGTCCCTTCAAGGCTTAGGCTGACCCGTGTACGCAAGGGAACTTCGGAAGGAGACCTGGGTGATCGAGCTTGAGGGCGTGCCCGAGCTGATCGACCCGGTCATGGTGGCCGCGTTCGAGGGCTGGAACGACGCGGGTGACGCGGCCTCCGGTGCGGTCGCACACCTGGACCGGGAGTGGAAGGGCGAGGTGTTCGCGGCGCTCGACGCCGAGGACTACTACGACTTCCAGGTCAACCGGCCGACGGTGTGGCTGGACAACGGGGTACGGAAGATCACCTGGCCGACGACGCGGCTGTCTGTGGTCCGGATCGGCGGCGCCAAGCCGCGGGACCTGGTGCTGGTGCGCGGGATCGAACCGTCCATGCGGTGGCGGTCGTTCTGCAACGAGATCCTCGGCTTCGCGCACGAGCTCGGCGTCGAGATGGTGGTCGTCCTCGGTGCGCTGCTCGGGGACACGCCGCACACCCGGCCGGTGCCGGTGAGCGGGGTCACCTCGGACGCGGACCTGGCGCGGACGATGGACCTGGAGGAGACCAAGTACGAGGGCCCGACCGGGATCGTGGGCGTGCTCCAGGAGGCCTGTACGCACGCGGGCGTCCCGGCGGTGTCGCTGTGGGCGGCGGTGCCGCACTACGTGTCGCAGCCGCCGAACCCGAAGGCGACGCTGGCGCTGCTGAACCGGCTGGAGGATCTGATCGACATCCGGATCCCGCTGGGCGAACTCCCGGAGGACGCACGGGCGTGGCAGCTGGGCGTGGACCAACTGGCCGCCGAGGACAGCGAGGTGGCGGAGTACGTCCAGACGCTGGAGGAGGCCCGGGACACCGCCGATCTGCCGGAGGCGTCGGGCGACGCCATCGCGCGGGAGTTCGAGCGGTACTTGCGGCGCCGTGATCCCGCGGCGGGCCCGGCGGCGGAGCCGGGTGACGGCTCGTACCTGCGGGACACGTCGAGCGGTCTGACGCGTCCGCCGAAGCGGAAGGACTCCGCTGCCGAGGAGCCGCCGGCGGCTCCGCCGGAGCCGGGAGATCCCGGGGACGACGCCCCGGAGGCTCAGGGCCCCCCGGAGGCACCTGAGCCCCCGCAGGCCTAGTCGCGGCCTAGTCGGCCGGGGGCGGGGCGGGGTGCGGGGCCGCTGCGCGGAGCTGCTCCCCGCCCCGCCCTTTCTCCGTTTCCCGGGGCTCCGCCCCTGACCCCGTACGGGCGCTGCGCGCCCGTCACCTCAAACGCCGGCGGGGCTGGATCCTCCAGCCCCGCCGGCGTTTGAGGTGCGGGGTTACAGGGCCACGCCCAGGAGGGCGTCGACCGTGCGGGAGACCAGGCCGGGGGCCGACTCGTCGTCGCCGTCGGAGGCGTTCTGCGCGTCCACCCAGCGGTCCACCGCCGCCAGCGCGGCAGGGGCGTCCAGGTCGTTCGACAGGGCCTCGCGGACCTCCTCGACCAGGGCGTCCGCCGGCAGCCCGTCCGGCCGCGACACGGCCGCGCGCCAGCGCTCCAGGCGGGCCACCGCGTCCGCGAGCACCGCGTCCGTCCACTCCCAGTCGGCGCGGTAGTGGTGCGACAGCAGGGCCAGGCGGATCGCCGCCGGGTCGACCCCGGCCCGCCGCAGCGCTGAGACGAAGACGAGGTTGCCCTTCGA from Streptomyces sp. NBC_00190 harbors:
- a CDS encoding MIP/aquaporin family protein, whose amino-acid sequence is MSTSDIFIGETIGTALLTLLGGGVCAAVTLKSSKARNAGWLAITFGWGFAVLIAAYVSAPLSGAHLNPAVTVGLAIKNGDWSDTPVYFAGQLLGAMLGAVLMWITYYGQFRVHLSDPEHIRDAKLGPEDPHPHDQAGPVLGVFSTGPEIRNVVQNLTTEIIGTFVLVLAILTQGLQDGGKGLGVIGVLITSFVVVGIGLSLGGPTGYAINPVRDLGPRIVHALLPLPHKGGSDWGYSWIPVVGPLVGAAIAGGLYNIAFA
- the glpK gene encoding glycerol kinase GlpK gives rise to the protein MTSSTGPFIAAIDQGTTSSRCIVFDRDGRIVAVDQKEHEQIFPKPGWVEHDATEIWTNVQEVVAGAIAKAEITAADVKAVGITNQRETTVLWDRNTGEPVHNALVWQDTRTDALCKELGRNVGQDRFRRETGLPLASYFAGPKVRWLLDNVEGLRERAEAGDILFGTMDSWVIWNLTGGTQGGVHVTDVTNASRTMLMNLHTRAWDEKIAESMGVPLNVLPEIKSSAEVYGHVKDGVLAGVPVASALGDQQAALFGQTCFAEGEAKSTYGTGTFMLMNTGDKIINSYSGLLTTVGYQIGDQKPVYALEGSIAVTGSLVQWMRDQMGLIKSAAEIETLASSVEDNGGAYFVPAFSGLFAPYWRSDARGVIAGLTRYVTKAHIARAVLEATAWQTREITDAMTKDSGVELAALKVDGGMTSNNLLMQTLSDFLDAPVVRPMVAETTCLGAAYAAGLAVGFWPDTDALRANWRRAAEWTPRMPAEQRDREYKSWLKAVERSMGWVDDEDAS
- a CDS encoding glycerol-3-phosphate dehydrogenase/oxidase — translated: MSSLQSVTALGTHPTAGSNASRAETREQLAKATYDLLVIGGGILGTSVAWHAAQSGLRVAMVDAGDFAGATSSASSKLVHGGLRYLQTGAVKLVAENHHERRVLAKDVAPHLVNPLTFYLPVYKGGPVGAAKLGAGVFAYSALSAFGDGMGKVISPARAAADNPGLKTDNLKAVAVYYDHQMNDSRVAVMTVRAAVESGAVVLNHAEVTGLRMTRGRVSGAELKDRLDGTEFGVDARVVLNATGPWVDHLRRMEDKHSMPSIRLSKGAHIVMKRKSPWKAAMATPIDKYRITFALPWEDQLLLGTTDEVYEGDPADVRATESDIQQILDEAAFSVKDADLDRSLMTYAFAGLRVLPGGPGGVEKAKRETVVSEGAGGMLSVAGGKWTTYRHIGRVVMDKLAKLPGSPLTDDMEPVKSLVRRIALPGVANPNAVAHRLLVDREPGTRMDPLTARHLASHYGSLAFDIARIANEDPALAERIHPDGPEIWAQVAYARDNEWAETVDDVLRRRTTVTVRGLDDEAVRARVQEMLSRKA
- a CDS encoding PAC2 family protein; amino-acid sequence: MIELEGVPELIDPVMVAAFEGWNDAGDAASGAVAHLDREWKGEVFAALDAEDYYDFQVNRPTVWLDNGVRKITWPTTRLSVVRIGGAKPRDLVLVRGIEPSMRWRSFCNEILGFAHELGVEMVVVLGALLGDTPHTRPVPVSGVTSDADLARTMDLEETKYEGPTGIVGVLQEACTHAGVPAVSLWAAVPHYVSQPPNPKATLALLNRLEDLIDIRIPLGELPEDARAWQLGVDQLAAEDSEVAEYVQTLEEARDTADLPEASGDAIAREFERYLRRRDPAAGPAAEPGDGSYLRDTSSGLTRPPKRKDSAAEEPPAAPPEPGDPGDDAPEAQGPPEAPEPPQA